The nucleotide window AAACAACCATGGTTTGGGATATCAAAATCACCGATGAAGAAGAAAAGCTTGTTTGCGTCTCCAGATGTACGATCGCCGTCATAAAACGCAAAAAATGAACCAGCCGACTTTGGCTGGTTTTGCTTTTTGGACAGACTTGAAAAGAATGAGGGTCATTGTCTGCAATTGCTTCTTTTATTTGTGACAGGTTTGGAGGGTGAAGTGGAAAAGCTGTCAAGAAAGAGCCGTTATTGTGTCAGGTTTGGGTTGTTAAGAGGAAAAGCTGTCAAGAAAGAGCCGTTATTGTGTCAGGTTTGGGTTGTTAAGAGGAAAAGCTGTCAAGAAAGAGCCGTTATTGTGTCAGGTTTGGGTTGTTAAGAGGAAAAGCTGTCAAGAAAGAGCCGTTATTATGACAGGTTTGGTCTGTTAAGAGAAAAAGCTGTCAAGAAAGAGCCGTTATTGTGACAGGTTTGAGCTGTTAGGAGGAAAAGCTGTCAAGAAAGAGCCGTTATTGTGACAGGTTTGAGCTGTTAGGAGGAAAAGCTGTCAAGAAAGAGCCATTATTGTGACAGGTTTGGGCTGTTAGGAGGAAAAGCTGTCAAGAAAGAGCCGTTATTGTGACAGGTTTGGTCTGTTAGGAGGAAAAGCTGTCAAGAAAGAGCCGTTATTGTGACAGGTTTGGTCTGTTAGGAGGAAAAGCTGTCAAGAAAGAGCCGTTATTGTGACAGGTTTGGTCTGTTAGGAGGAAAAGCTGTCAAGAAAGAGCCGTTATTGTGACAGGTTTGGTCTGTTAGGAGGAAAAGCTGTCAAGAAAGAGCCGTTATTGTGACAGGTTTGGTCTGTTAGGAGGAAAAGCTGTCAAGAAAGAGCCATTATTGTGACAGGTTTGGTCTGTTAGGAGGAAAAGCTGTCAAGAAAAGCTCATTATTGTGTCAGCTTTTCAGGATATGGAGTCAAAGCTGTCAAGAAACCAAGAAACGATTACCATTCAGACAGGTTTGGCTTTAAGCGGCTCTAAGCTGTCCGAAGTCACCCAAAGTTCAGACAGCTTCCCCAGGAAACCCGGCAAAGCTGTCATTCATCCAAAACTCAATTACAATGAATCTATATCCTCTTCAATCTCAACTATCTTCCTCAGCTTGTCATTATGGTATGAAGCGGGTGTCATCTGAAGAAGTTTGTTACGGAGTGAGCAAAGTACAGGGAAATCAATCTTTGCAGCCAACCCGTAAATCTTCATTTCATCTTTCACTAACTTCATCCGATCTTGTCTGTGTGTTTCATACTTTGAAAATGCGTTCTCAATTGTTTCTTCGCTGCTCATCCATTTAGCCAGGTAAACGGCATCCTCGGCAGCCTGTGAAGCTCCCTTGCCTATATTGGGCATTGAAGCGTGTGCCGAATCACCGAGTAGCAGGATATTATCATATTGGAGCGGTGTTAAGGGTTTCACTTCATAGAGATTATCGAAAATGATTTTGTCGGATGAAGTGTTTTCCAGTATTTCCTGGATTGGTTCATGGTAGTAAAAAAAGTTGAACAATAAATCGATAGGGGACCATTCGCTCTTTTCGCTATTTTCTTCGAAGGATTTTTTTAATGCATACCAGAACACCTGATTATCTTTTAACGGAGCGATTCCGAACCTTCCCCTCGCTCCCCAGGTTTCAGTGTAGGTATTTACCTTCATGGGCGGATTCTCTAAAATGCCTCTCCAGCAGGAGAAACCTGAATATGTCAGCCTGCTATTTGGGAACAGCTTTGTGCGAATTTGTGAAGCTGCACCGTCGCAGCTTATAAGATAATCTGATTGAGCACTGGTGCCATCTTTGAAAAATAATGATATTGTATTGTCGTGTTTAATATCAATCACATGCTTATCTAGATGGAGAGAATCAGGGAGGAGAGCATCTGTCAAAATTCTTTGAAGCTCAGAACGGTGGATGAACAGGTAATTCGGGATATGTGATGGCGCATGGTAGTCGAATTCAGCAATGATATTTCCAGAATCGGATTTTAGCAAACAGCCATCAGAATCCAATCCATTTGCTCGCAAATCGGGTCCTAATCCCATAATGTAAAATGCCCTAATGGCATTACCACTTAAGATAATTCCAGTATCTTGTTCATGTACATTTTTTTCTTTTTCATAGACATTCACATGAATTCCTTTTCTCTGCAGAGCAATTGCTGTGCATAACCCGCTGATTCCGCCGCCGACGATTGAGATCCTTGCATCGTCCATATCGTTAACCTCCATTCCGCAAAACAGGAATCATG belongs to Mesobacillus subterraneus and includes:
- a CDS encoding FAD-dependent oxidoreductase encodes the protein MDDARISIVGGGISGLCTAIALQRKGIHVNVYEKEKNVHEQDTGIILSGNAIRAFYIMGLGPDLRANGLDSDGCLLKSDSGNIIAEFDYHAPSHIPNYLFIHRSELQRILTDALLPDSLHLDKHVIDIKHDNTISLFFKDGTSAQSDYLISCDGAASQIRTKLFPNSRLTYSGFSCWRGILENPPMKVNTYTETWGARGRFGIAPLKDNQVFWYALKKSFEENSEKSEWSPIDLLFNFFYYHEPIQEILENTSSDKIIFDNLYEVKPLTPLQYDNILLLGDSAHASMPNIGKGASQAAEDAVYLAKWMSSEETIENAFSKYETHRQDRMKLVKDEMKIYGLAAKIDFPVLCSLRNKLLQMTPASYHNDKLRKIVEIEEDIDSL